Proteins from one Setaria italica strain Yugu1 chromosome V, Setaria_italica_v2.0, whole genome shotgun sequence genomic window:
- the LOC101756773 gene encoding auxin-responsive protein IAA4 isoform X1 yields the protein MAECKRGDGGGMSPSSSMDSSTHPVLSTTSSGCRPASRRDLSTDLQLGLSLSPASSSLLVAETKSIPSTPRNQVLPDWPPIKPFLRSALTASARRRRTLFVKVYMEGVPIGRKLDLLLLDGYDSLLAKLRHMFKTPITYADVMEYHQRIPREKAAHVLTYEDQDGDWMMVGDVPWELFLASVKKLRIARTDKC from the exons ATGGCGGAGTGtaagcgcggcgacggcggcggcatgtCGCCGTCTTCGTCCATGGACAGCAGCACCCACCCGGTGCTCTCCACGACGTCGTCGggctgccggccggcgagccggcgggACCTCAGCACCGACCTCCAGCTAGGGCTCAGCCTGTCGCCGGCGTCATCCTCCCTCCTCGTCGCAGAGACCAAGAGCATCCCTTCTACGCCAAG GAACCAAGTACTCCCTGATTGGCCCCCGATCAAGCCATTCCTCAGAAGCGCCCTGACGGCGTCAGCACGCCGACGGCGGACATTGTTCGTGAAGGTGTATATGGAAGGCGTTCCAATCGGTCGGAAGCTGGATTTGCTCTTGCTGGATGGGTACGACAGCCTCCTTGCCAAACTACGCCACATGTTCAAGACTCCCATCACCT atGCTGATGTTATGGAGTACCATCAACGAATTCCCCGCGAGAAGGCTGCACATGTCCTCACCTATGAAGACCAGGATGGAGACTGGATGATGGTTGGGGATGTACCTTGGGA GCTCTTCCTTGCAAGTGTAAAGAAACTGAGGATTGCAAGAACAGATAAATGCTA
- the LOC101756773 gene encoding auxin-responsive protein IAA4 isoform X2 produces the protein MAECKRGDGGGMSPSSSMDSSTHPVLSTTSSGCRPASRRDLSTDLQLGLSLSPASSSLLVAETKSIPSTPRNQVLPDWPPIKPFLRSALTASARRRRTLFVKVYMEGVPIGRKLDLLLLDGYDSLLAKLRHMFKTPITYKLKTCCHISLYYCIVWRRLLVAL, from the exons ATGGCGGAGTGtaagcgcggcgacggcggcggcatgtCGCCGTCTTCGTCCATGGACAGCAGCACCCACCCGGTGCTCTCCACGACGTCGTCGggctgccggccggcgagccggcgggACCTCAGCACCGACCTCCAGCTAGGGCTCAGCCTGTCGCCGGCGTCATCCTCCCTCCTCGTCGCAGAGACCAAGAGCATCCCTTCTACGCCAAG GAACCAAGTACTCCCTGATTGGCCCCCGATCAAGCCATTCCTCAGAAGCGCCCTGACGGCGTCAGCACGCCGACGGCGGACATTGTTCGTGAAGGTGTATATGGAAGGCGTTCCAATCGGTCGGAAGCTGGATTTGCTCTTGCTGGATGGGTACGACAGCCTCCTTGCCAAACTACGCCACATGTTCAAGACTCCCATCACCT ATAAACTCAAGACATGCTGTCACATCTCACTATATTATTGTATTGTATGGCGACGCTTGCTGGTCGCTCTATAA